A segment of the Aptenodytes patagonicus chromosome 3, bAptPat1.pri.cur, whole genome shotgun sequence genome:
CTGGGGGCATCGGGCCCTTCGGGTAAACTTGCACTCAGCTGCACTTCACCACTGTTATTTTGAGTACCCTTCGCTCCCCAAAGGAGCAAACAGGATAAGTACAAAAATAGAGATGCTAAACTGAAAGCTTTCTAAACATGGCACTGGCAGTGTGGAGGGACAGAGGAAAGTAGAGATAGCTGGATTTGTGTCTCAGCTACAACTGTATAAGCTTGTTGTGACCAAAATGAGAATCTGCTTTTATGACAGGGTGCACTGAGCTCACCCAAAGCCCTTCAGGCCCAGCCTATGAAAAAGGATTTGGCCACTCCACCCTGTGCCTTTCCAGGGAGCGTGCCAGACATGTCAGAGGTTTGCCTGCCATCATCACAGCTTTGCAGTGCTCCTCAGTTCCACCGGTTTTTGAGACCTAAGTTGAGGCTTTAGCCTGAAATCTCAAAAAAGTGAAAGCCTAGTCAGCCCGCTGCAACCAGCAACTCCTCCAACTGTTTTTAGGTTCCCTGAAATGCTAAGCTTCTCTTGGAGCAAGGCTCTAGTAAGTGGAGGGAAGTGAACTGTGTTTCCATTTAACTAATTAGCAGTCCTGTGTCCTGGCCAAAGCACACACAATGTTACAGCCATTTTTAAGCTGTTACATGCCTGCATAACTGCTGCTGAGCCagccagaaggagctgtaaaCTAGTGAAGGGCCAAGGAAGGGTTGGGATGAAGGGCCAGATTCTGTTCAGTCAAATCCCACGTAAAGCTGAGTAACATCAGCGACTTAAGGAGAATTACCGCAGGTCACCAGTGGCTTAGAATAGCTAAAAAATTCATTCCCCTTTTTAGTACTCAGCTGTCGCTGCTTTTAGAGTCTGGTTTTTGAGTGGTTCCCATTAGGAAGAAGAGGTCCCTTCCTAAGGTATTTCAAGCTGCATTTTCCTTCTATTCCCcactcttcttcccccagcacttTCTGAAAGCACTGCTCTCTTTGACATAGATTTAATCTCTTTAAGAATACTTAGTGACTAGCTTCTGCTGGCTTCTCCTTTATATGTTGCATCCAATTTTTTCCAGGGCAGTCTGAGGGTGGGGTAACTAGCCTCAGGATGTGGCCATGAAGGAAGGACAGGCCAAGCTGCCACAAAAGACGCAGGCTGGATTAGCAGTGAACAGACAATAACACACAAATGGGACATTAGCTGGGACAAGTGAGAGCTTCCAGCAGGCAAAAGCTATACTGCACATACGTTGTGAGGGCTGCCATGATCTGCAATATTTGCATTCATGTTGTGTTTGGCACGCAGTGTTAGAGGTGCGGCTTGTGCTCTTACGGAACCCTTCAGAAGAAGGAGGTGGTGGGCTCAGTGCTTTATACTGTTTCTTTTGGTTGAATCTTCAAAAACCTAGTTCCAAATCAGGAAAAAGGATGTAAAGCTTTGTGTTATTGTCCCAGGATCAGCAGCATTTGGAGGCTGtacctggagagagagagagagaccctCTGGCAGCACAGGTGCTGTCTCTGCCCTCTTGCAGAGCACCTGCTGCTCTGCCCCTGCACTGGGGCCTTGGCTTCCCGTGGGGCTGATTACAGTGAACAGCTCAACCAACTAAACTTCCTCAGGTAGGAACAGGCCTTCTCGATAGCAGAAGAGGTGAGAGCTTTCCTGGAAGCTCAGATGGATCAGGAGGGGAATTTCCCTTAGACTTATTCATGATTCAGGAGGGAGGGACTTCCATACAGGTACTTCCCCGGACCTCAGTTTCAGTGCATAGTCACTCAGACTAAGAGGGAGAGCTCTGGAGGCACCAGTTCCTTATGTTACTCTGCAACACAAAGCAGCGCTGTTACACACACCCACTGACTCAGAATAGGCATGTGGGAGAAGCTGGGATAATGATGAGAGATGATAAATTATGATGCTAAACCTACAGGATTGCTCAGATTCAGAACAGCCAGATAGAGGTGAGTTTCactcaacaaaaaaaagaaattacagattcCTTATAGTTATAATTTATTGTGACTGATCCCTTGCTAATTGCTGACTAATCATTGTAACTTATAAAGGCTGTCTTGTTGCTTGTCCTGAGTTAACTATTCATAGAAGCTCGTGGATTAAAACATAGATATTCCTTTGAATGAATAAAACGGGTATTCAAAGTAATGTGAAACATACTCCATTACAACtggtatttattaaaaatgtagtgGACAAAAAAAGCAAGCCTCCAAAAAGTAGTCAGTTCATCAACATGTATTACACCATTGCCCACCCAGCACTGCTGAAACATAGAGTGCCATCAGCTCATTTCTCTTGCAAAATGTCCTGTTGACTCATGCTTGGTTCATTATCTATCTATAAATGTGCATAGTTTCAAGACTTGATAATGTAACATGTGCGTAAAATGGCACCAAAGCCTGTTTGCCCAAAGCTTCCAGCCACTCTTCAACCCAAGAAAGTAGTGAAATGTGCGTAAGTAGTAAGATGTGCGTGGCAGTCATGCATGTGCTCTGTAGTCCCTTGTATGGTCTTGAATCCTTTGTGGGAGCTTTACAGCATGACAGCAAACTTCTCAGAAGCCAAAGAATCATATGCCCCAAAGCATCATTTTATTACTACTGAGTATGTCTAGTTTCCTCTTTAGTTTTCAAAACTATTTAGAGACTGGGtgaaggcagggagggcagggtgTGTTGTGCATGGTGGGGGGAATTAAGTGCTTGTGTAAATCAGTTATCTTAGCAGTTTACACATGTGCTTCCTTTTCCTGGCAATTTGTTTCCATGCTGAGCTGGGGAAACATTTGTGTTATTGGCACAGCAGCTCCACCCATGAACAAGGTCTCTTGTATTTGCAGGGTTGGCTGGGATTGGTGCTTAGTGTGGCAGTGCTAGGTACACTCCTGGGAAGGAACAGGAGTGCCCCTACTATTAACTTACAGACAGATTCAGGACTATAACACTGAATGTAGGTGTACAAATGTTTATGGAGCTTGGGCACCAAGCTTTCCAGACTCCTTCCCCTTTCAGCTGTAGCTGCTATGTGGGTCACTGTATGTGCCTTACCTCACAGTGACAATGAATAAAGCAGCAAATTAATTCACCTTCAATGGAAAAAGTACCTTCTGTGGTAACTAGTGTATGAGATATGTAAAGGATAAGCAAAGACAGTTGTAGTAAAACCTATTGCCTCCTCATCTTAGACCCGTGCTTACTTTTAAGTGAGCAGGATGTGTGTGACAGTGTGGTGTGTGCTTTACTGATGCTCACGGTAATTTAACCTTATTAAGTTTAAGACACTTTTCAGTAGCCTCTTTGATGTTATTAGAACTGTCTTCAACTCTCTGTGCATGTGGAGAGGGAGCACCCTGAATCATACGTGACTTCACATTAGCCATAAGCACTAGAGCACAAGCAAACCAAAGTTGAAAATACCCtgtttaaagcatttaaattaacatttgaaaAGGATCCATCAGTATTAACAAAACAACATTGAGTAATTTCTTATCTAGGATCGTCCATTATCAAAGCTATTTAATGCTACATGACAGTGGCCACTGGTACGTTTATGGGGACACTTCAGTGCTCTGAGGCCAGAAGACTTCATGAAAGCAAATTAGAGAAACACGCAGGAAAACACTCTGGCTGAGGCAACAGTAACTACCTTACTCTTCCAAGTGGCTACTAGTCTTAAAGTTTGTTTTATCTGTCAGGACTATGCAGGCTGCTGCTTACTAGGAGTTGCACTGTAGGATTAAAAAACGTGGAGTCTTCTGAGGCTTGGTGTGACATCTACTTCTAAAGTCAGGAAGAGTTGACACCTACTTCCATGCATGGCATAATTAAGCCCTTAAGCATGCAGACACAAGGCCTCAAAGTATTGAGTGCTAAGGTCAAAATGCTGGAGCATGCTTCTGACATTGTAAAAAGTATCTTTCAGATCAGCAAAATAATTCTTCCAAGCCCCGAAATCCTCTGTTTCTACATCATGTTTTACAGTGCGCTCAAGGCAGAGAGCTGGGcagctgccatcttttttttttcttttgaaactggtATGTGGCTATTTCCCACTTGCAGGCAAGGGAAGCAGTAGCAACGCAAAGGGATGGGAGCTGCCCCTCTGACACTGGCTGTTCCACAGTTATAATTTCTGCTGTATGGTAAGGTTCCCAAGCCATGTTCTTCTCACTGTCACCTTCTAAATTCAACTAAGGGAGACAGACACAATTCTGAAATCTTAATCCTTGACTTAAAAATAGTTGCCAAATAACAGCACTTTCAGCACTTGCTTAATTTCCAGAGCTCACAGTTGCATGGTGTGATGACAGCAGCTGCGAATATTtcacagcaaggggaaaaaaaaaaaccaaaaaccccacctCTGTGTTATAACTAGGAATCTTTGCTCAAGCTCTTGGTGAGGACACTGAAATGAAGGTATTGGCAGAGTGGAGAAGTCTGTCCTCTAAAAAACACACGTGGTTATCAACAGGGATAACTGGCTCCACTGTTCACCTAGCAGTAAGCTGACAGGGTAAGGTAAAACTGGAGTCATAGGGTTGCTGTATGGTACACCTGCTGAGGTATCCAAGCCTACCAGCTGAGCAAAAGGAGTTCTGTAAGAGGCTGAACATGAGCAGTGGTCACCTGGAGAGGGCTGGAGGTGTCTGGATATGATCTAGACCCTTGAGAAGTCTCCCCTCTGGCCACCTGTCTTACTAAGCAACTTCACCTCTTCGATCACAATGTCATGAGTAACTGCTTTGCACATGTCATACACAGTCagggcagccaggctggcagctgtTAGAGCTTCCATCTCCACACCTGTCTTCCCCCAGGTCTCACAGGAGCTGCGAATCACCACTGCGTTTCTGGCCTCATCCAGGCTCAGAGACACCTCAACATGGTTGAGGGGGATGTTGTGACACAACGGGATCAACTGGCTGGTCAGCTTGGCTCCCTGAATTCCTGCAATCTGGGCTACTGCGAGCACATCCCCTTTCTTCACCTGGTTCTGCTTCACCATCCCAAATGCCTTCTCACCCAGGTGGACCACAGCACCAGCAACAGCACTTCTTCTTGAATCTGGCTTCCCTCCAACATCTACCATTGTGGCCCGTCCTTCCTCATCCGTGTGAGTCAAGTTGTCAGACACATGAGGTACCTCAGTGCAAGATTCTGAATCCCTGGTACAGAATTCGGATCCTTGACTTGCCTCTTTGGACTGACAGTCCACAGAAACTTGGCCAACAGGAGAAGCCTCAAGGCACTTTGTGTCAAACGTGGAGCTTGGGTTCTTCTGGAAGACACAGCAGCCTCTGAGCTGGGTTTGTAGAAGTCCTGTCGTTATGTGCCACTGTTGATCTGGGCGAGATCCTGGCAGGAAAAGTCCTGTaagcttatttttcattaatgCTTTTCCCATTTGTTTGGGTAAACTTGCTCTCAAAGTCAGCCAACAGCTAGATGTGTGGCCCCACTGTTTTGAATTTGGGGGATTCTGTAGGGCATCTTGGCGCAGTGGGAATGACATCAATACaggctctggggaaaaaaagaaaggtacatGAGAATACATCTTACTAACCGGAAAGCTAAGCTAAGTCTGCAGTAGCTGAAAACCCTGTCAGAGCACTGCTTGGGACTTTATGTATTGCAAAAACCTCAATAAGCCTGTGAACATCCACTTTTCTCCTCaagctctttctcttctctctcatcAGTTCCCTGCATTTGTTGGTTTGTTACTACAAACCCCGAGACTCAAAACACTGATTTCAAGGTCCCTGACAAGAAGAGACAACTTGCTTTCAAAAAGTATCAACACTTATtgagaaacagcagctgagaAAGCTTATAGGAACATCAGTTCTGACAAAAAGCAAGTCGCAGCATCTCCACATCCATTTGAGATTGTCCCAGCACCAGTCTTCTTTTGAAAGCCTGGCAGGGTTAATAGGAAATTCTTGCACTCAGATTCTCAACTCTGCCTTTCCAAACACCTTtcctcccagcacaggcagctgcactTCCTGCTTTCATCTCCTTCTGCAGGGAAGGGTCATGCCAGCACTTGAGGACAGCAGGGACCAGAAGCACCACATCTGCAACTGCACTGCCTACAAGCTCAGAGGGTGGCTCTGTGATGGGAACCTCACTTGTTACTGCCAGCTCTTACCACATTAATGACAGCTGAAGTTTAAGCACTGGAAAAACCACGCTCCCCTCATTGACAGATAGATTTTAAATCTACTCAGAAGTATGTTCCAagtcgagctggcagagctcccaGCTGGCAGAGCTCCCAGCTGGCAGAGAGGTAGTAAGCCCTCCTGCCCCTTTTCACCATTTAATCCCTCGGTTTTGGCATTTGCACAGGGCTAAATGCCAAGTGTCA
Coding sequences within it:
- the MOCS1 gene encoding LOW QUALITY PROTEIN: molybdenum cofactor biosynthesis protein 1 (The sequence of the model RefSeq protein was modified relative to this genomic sequence to represent the inferred CDS: inserted 2 bases in 1 codon) produces the protein MPEEGVQLTPKSELLTAQEIITLARLFVKEGVEKIRLTGGEPLIRPDVVDIVGQLYKLEGLKTIAVTTNGINLARLLPRLKEAGLNAINISLDTLVPAKFEFIVRRKGFHKVMEGIYKAAELGYCPVKVNCVVMRGFNEDELLGFVDFTKDLPLDVRFIEYMPFDGNKWNFKKMVSYKEMLDTIKQRWPELEKLPCEASSTAKSYKVPHFQGQISFITSMSEHFCGSCNRLRITADGNLKVCLFGNSEVSLRDQLRSGASEEELVQIIGAAVGRKKKQHAGMFNISQMKNRPMILIEPVLMSFPLRQDALQNPPNSKQWGHTSSCWLTLRASLPKQMGKALMKNKLTGLFLPGSRPDQQWHITTGLLQTQLRGCCVFQKNPSSTFDTKCLEASPVGQVSVDCQSKEASQGSEFCTRDSESCTEVPHVSDNLTHTDEEGRATMVDVGGKPDSRRSAVAGAVVHLGEKAFGMVKQNQVKKGDVLAVAQIAGIQGAKLTSQLIPLCHNIPLNHVEVSLSLDEARNAVVIRSSCETWGKTGVEMEALTAASLAALTVYDMCKAVTHDIVIEEVKLLSKTGGQRGDFSRXSRSYPDTSSPLQVTTAHVQPLTELLLLSW